The following nucleotide sequence is from Pochonia chlamydosporia 170 chromosome 4, whole genome shotgun sequence.
AACTATGCCGGGGATAGACATGATGATATGCCCCCCGCGTTTTCATTACCCGACGGATAGCTGAGACAGTTGAGAAGAGGCGAGGAGAGGATATATCTACCGGGGGTTTGTGTTGATGTCGTGGCAAAGGTTTTGGTTGAGTTTACTCTCTGCTGAGAAAGTCTGTCGAGACGGCTACTTCGAACCATCATTCTCCGAACCGACACCATGGATTCTGCAAGGGATGAACATGCCGACAAGCCTGTCGACTATGACGCAGATCACGTCGAACATGAATTAAAGATTCCCAAGGTGGAAACAGTCCATCATCCTGATCCAAGACTGTACATCGAGGCTCTGGAGCGATACCCAAACGATGATTCCATCGACCAAACTGCCGAAAGGCGGCTGAAACGCAAGTTGGATATGAGAATCCTTCCATTGCTGGGGATATGTTACTTTTTCTACGTATGTGTTTCTCACCAAGATACCCCCTATCTTTCATCAAAGGCGTTCAATTGTAGCAATGGTACCAGTGCCTGAGACTTCCGAAACTGACGATTGAGCAGTATGTCGACAAAACCACCCTCTCCTACGCCGCCATATTCGGGCTCAAAGACGACCTACACCTCGAAGGCACCCAGTATTCCTGGCTAAGCAGCTGCTTCTACTTTGGCTGGCTCGTCTGGGCCATCCCATCCAATCTTCTCATGCAGCGCAGCCCGCCGGCGTACTACCTCGccttcaacatcttcatgtGGGGAGCGCTTCTCATGCTGCAGGCCGTTGTACACAATTTCGGCGGTCTGATGGCCCTTCGTGTACTCTCAGGCGcgtttgaagccattgccgacCCGGCATTTATGCTCATAACCTCCATGTATTATACTCGTGAGGAGCAACCGTCTCGAATTTCAGCCTGGTACGCTTGGAATGGTATTGGCGTcgctggtggtggtttgcttggtATGGAAGAAACCCTATCGAATGTCATTACCAGTCCGACTAATTGAGAAACTAGGCTATGCCATAGGCCACATCAAAGGAGCTCTCGCGTCCTGGCGCTATgagttcatcatcatcggcgCTCTCTGCGCCTTTTGGGGCATCGTTCTGTGTCTTATGCTGCCCAACTCTCCCCGAACAATCTTTGGCTTCACCCACGACGAGAAACTCATGATGATTGCGCGCATCAGACGTAATCAGACGGGTATTGAGCAGCGAAAAGTTAACTGGGATCAGATCAAAGAGGCGTACTTTGACTACAAGACCTGGCTGTTTACACTCCTCGGTTTCGTGGCGAATATTCCCAATGGAGGGATTTCCAATTTCTCAACTCTTGTTATCAagggcttgggctttgatACGTTCAAGACAGCGCTGCTGGGAATTCCGCAAGGCGCACTCGTTGTCATTTGGATTGGCCTTGGTGCCTTGGCAAACAAATACATGCCCGCCAACAGTAGAACACTGGTTTGCGCCGCGTTTATGCTTCCGACTATCGCTGGCGCGCTTGGTTTCCTCCTCGCTCCGACGGATGCTTACGTCGGACGACTTATCTGCTTGTGAGTATTTTTTGTCTCTAATGTGTGGTCCAGGTGGCTAACAACCCACAGCTACTTAACAGGCTCGTATCAAGCGTCCTTCGTCATCTCACTATCCCTCATCACATCCAACACTGGTGGTCagtcgaagaagatgattgtCTCTGGAATGATTTGGTTCGGTGCTTGTATTGGAAACATTGCCGGACCGTTCTTCTACAAGTCTGATCAGGCGCCGTCGTACCGATTGGGCATCGGCTCTCTTTTGGTGGCGAATTGCATTGAGCTTCTGCTGTTCTTTGTGTTTCGATATGCGTTTATTTGGGAGAATCGTCGGAAGGAAAAGATTCGGGAAGAGTTGAGGAATAATGGGCAGCTTTTGGAGACGCTTAACGTAACGGCGTTTCAGGACATTACGGATAAGGAGAATCCGAATTTTGTCTATGTATATTAAAGATGTGGCACTAGAGAGAAGACTATTGTACTTTCGAGTCAAAATGATATCGTCAACTTGGTTCATACGCTAGATGCCATTTCGCGGATGTTTTTAGCACGTGGCAGATTCAGCTTCTACTAGGAGCAACATGAGAGTTTCAAGATATGTACATGTATTGCTATTGACGTATATGCTATTGAAACTATTTACAAGCTAAGTTTGACTGAAAAGATGCCTCGCTCAATGCTATTGACAAGAAGATGACCGCTCTGGAAGTAAGGGTACACAGACCAGGAGCCCGTGAATTTCACTTCGCCGCCAACAGAGTCATCCTCCGGGTGGACGTCAAAGAAACCGACCTCTTTGAAGCCAGCACCAGTGCTATCCTGCGCAACAGAAGTAACGTTGACAACACGGAGACCAGACCCATAGTTAGACATGTAGGACAGACCATCAACAACGTACTGATTGTGGTCGATAGCCTTCGCTGGGCTCTTGTAGTAGCCAGTAAAGACAGGCTTAGACAAGTTAGCCACATCGACGATATATGTAGTCGTGCGGCCGTCGGAGGCAGCTCCGGTCCCCTTGGACTCATCCAGCTCATCATCGAGGAGCAAGTATCTGTGATCGGGGCCAGTAGTCCAGCCCTGGTGCGTGTACGCCGCACCCTGGTATGGAGTTCGAGACAAGATCTTGGGAGACGAGCGAGTGGACAAGTCGTAAATGGTGAGAGTATCCTCATTGTAGCCGAAGCAGATCTCCTTGCCCTTGTGCTGTGTGTCAGGGCCGTTGTAAGTAACGCACTCGGCGTCGTGGACGTAGCCGTCTGCGCCGGCGCATCCAGCGTCCTTGGGCTGTGCGGGATTGGACACATCGACCATCCAGAGACCGGCTTTGCATTTGCCGCTGCGGGAGGTGCCGACGGCGTAGatcatcttgttcttctcgtGGGCGACGATGTTGTGGCTGCTGCCGAAGCCGTTGAAGTGGGCGGTCAAGTCGgtcttgatgttgaaggttggAGGGTTATTGGGGTCGACTTTGAGGAGCTTCTTCATGTCGAAGATCTGGAGGCCGTGGTTGGCTGCTTCTGAGCCAATGTAGACGTGGTCGCCGATGACTTTCATGTCACGCCATGTAGAGGCGGATGTTTGCGTGGGAAGGCGTCCCATCGCTCTGAGGCTACCATCCTTAAGGATCTCAACAAAGGCCGAACCATCAGTTTGGCCAACAACGCCGAATTCTCTCCCAGTGGAAGACGTCCATCCTGTTGTAAAGCCTCAGTTAGCAACGTCATTATAATGCTGAAACTTCCGTGAAGAAGTTTACAAGGTTCTCGATAATACAGGGCCAGGGATGGACTAGTACTTACCCCAGACGTCGTTTCCCTCACGGGTTGTGCTTCCCAAGTCTTGATGACGCAGGAATCCCTTCAAGTCAACGTTGTTACAGGAGTACTCGCCCGCCTTTCCGTTGGAGCATGCCGTAGCAGCCTGGAGCTCATATCTGTCCATGTCATATAGACCGTTGGCgatgtcttcttctctttgagCCGTCTTCAAGGTCATCAACTCATCCATAGACACAGCCATGGGGGAGCTGGAAGCGGCCAAGCTCTCAGCATTGGGAAGAACCATACGTTCTGCCGCGCTGGTGCTGGCCAGCATGGCCAGCAGAATTGAGGTCGCGGATGCCTTCATTGTGAAAGTAGGCTCTGTTCAGAGTTCTGAACCTTTCTATGAGACTATTCTTGAGAATATATGAGCACGATATGAGCAGATTTCGCAAGACAGAGGGATCAGCAACAGACTCTTTATACCTCGCCGCCGGACTACTTAAAGACTATGTAACTCTCTTATCTGCTTCAATTTTGGTTTCCCAAACCCCCCACACCAACCATAACCAAGTCAAAGAGTCTCCGCTGACTTCCGTACTAggtagttgtctttgctaGACTATGTTTTGTCGACGTTGCCCACAGTATGAGCTGGTTGAATCGACAAATGGCG
It contains:
- a CDS encoding allantoate permease (similar to Verticillium alfalfae VaMs.102 XP_003000539.1), translating into MDSARDEHADKPVDYDADHVEHELKIPKVETVHHPDPRLYIEALERYPNDDSIDQTAERRLKRKLDMRILPLLGICYFFYYVDKTTLSYAAIFGLKDDLHLEGTQYSWLSSCFYFGWLVWAIPSNLLMQRSPPAYYLAFNIFMWGALLMLQAVVHNFGGLMALRVLSGAFEAIADPAFMLITSMYYTREEQPSRISAWYAWNGIGVAGGGLLGYAIGHIKGALASWRYEFIIIGALCAFWGIVLCLMLPNSPRTIFGFTHDEKLMMIARIRRNQTGIEQRKVNWDQIKEAYFDYKTWLFTLLGFVANIPNGGISNFSTLVIKGLGFDTFKTALLGIPQGALVVIWIGLGALANKYMPANSRTLVCAAFMLPTIAGALGFLLAPTDAYVGRLICFYLTGSYQASFVISLSLITSNTGGQSKKMIVSGMIWFGACIGNIAGPFFYKSDQAPSYRLGIGSLLVANCIELLLFFVFRYAFIWENRRKEKIREELRNNGQLLETLNVTAFQDITDKENPNFVYVY
- a CDS encoding regulatory P domain-containing protein (similar to Metarhizium acridum CQMa 102 XP_007816147.1) translates to MKASATSILLAMLASTSAAERMVLPNAESLAASSSPMAVSMDELMTLKTAQREEDIANGLYDMDRYELQAATACSNGKAGEYSCNNVDLKGFLRHQDLGSTTREGNDVWGWTSSTGREFGVVGQTDGSAFVEILKDGSLRAMGRLPTQTSASTWRDMKVIGDHVYIGSEAANHGLQIFDMKKLLKVDPNNPPTFNIKTDLTAHFNGFGSSHNIVAHEKNKMIYAVGTSRSGKCKAGLWMVDVSNPAQPKDAGCAGADGYVHDAECVTYNGPDTQHKGKEICFGYNEDTLTIYDLSTRSSPKILSRTPYQGAAYTHQGWTTGPDHRYLLLDDELDESKGTGAASDGRTTTYIVDVANLSKPVFTGYYKSPAKAIDHNQYVVDGLSYMSNYGSGLRVVNVTSVAQDSTGAGFKEVGFFDVHPEDDSVGGEVKFTGSWSVYPYFQSGHLLVNSIERGIFSVKLSL